A DNA window from Ipomoea triloba cultivar NCNSP0323 chromosome 10, ASM357664v1 contains the following coding sequences:
- the LOC116032195 gene encoding uncharacterized protein LOC116032195 isoform X2 encodes MALVQQLFTNATSSCLTIIMNKAFQNYSAAHLQCPAFGSIRKMETLHRQARICLVSRAIPRRAFAIKSDQKLFFTALPNLRMVLPSNEASINSVSLGRLGSRSFSHSPKVAVSYRINGHSPHEVNNKDVNLEISSLPASDKESSITKGKVKRKLRSKKNNGESADGNEEVPQQKARTTKKRQSPATSESSSTVNSSTEVSDGNVLAKQQSTQSKKNNRRKGKSNKDANVLEGSDKAMDFSSTSNLQQNQSLNMASKTKPQVQKTLPKLYPPTNKSVLVVESVTKAKIIQGYLGDMFEVLPSYGHIRDLAARSGSVRPDDDFSMVWEVPPAAWTHLIAIKVALSGSKNIVLASDPDREGEAIAWHIIEMLQQQDALHDDITVARVVFNEITESSIKNALQAPREIDGNLVNAYLARRALDYLLGFNISPLLWRKLPGCQSAGRVQSAALALICDREMEIDKFVPQEYWTVHVEFSKKENSSSANNVYFSSHLTHFDSQKLNQLSISSNTEAKGIEQKISSSMFEVLSSKRSKRQKNPPPPYITSTLQQDAANRLGFTSTYTMRLAQKLYEGVQLSDGKATGLITYIRTDGLHISDEAAKGIQSFVRERYGQKFASMSPRTYFRKVKNAQEAHEAIRPTDIRRLPSLLLGVIDDDSLKLYTLIWSRALACQMEPAVMDQIQLDIGKSDQSIIFRSASSKVEFQGYEAVYEDQETNSIQKDENGEDYRTEIFEVLSKLNSKDPVFLGKTELKQHHTQPPPRYSEGSLVKKMEELGIGRPSTYASTIKVLMDRNYVTVKSRVLYPEFRGRMVSAFLSHYFSEVADYSFTADMETELDNVSAGLTEWKGLLKDYWSRFNKYCEHAKNVHIHQVEKMLEKTYGDFLFASLPQGSRTCPRCQEGTLIFKVSRFGAGYFIGCDQHPKCKYIAKTLYGEQDEDTASEDNTNNMDEPTLLGVHPSSNEKVLLKNGPYGFYVQLGEDRAGHIPKRASLSQVKDVSSVTLDDALELLRYPVTLGKHPVDGQDVLIKIAKYGFTIRHRRTIAPVPKNLNPKDVTLEKALKLLLSKNVRKCGRPKTKGKVVEADEGKDVSSVTVEDSSELLQYPLTLGNHPADGLEVILKLEKDGFTVRHGNTTAPTPKDLKPKDVTLEIALKLLSSKETKNARSRQRKRQIKKGEEQQEKVAAVR; translated from the exons ATGGCGCTAGTCCAACAACTATTCACCAATGCAACTAGTAGCTGCCTCACCATTATTATG AACAAGGCATTTCAGAATTATTCCGCAGCTCATTTACAATGTCCAGCGTTTGGAAGCATCAGGAAAATGGAGACATTGCATCGGCAAGCAAGGATATGTTTGGTGTCCAGGGCAATCCCGCGAAGAGCTTTTGCCATTAAGTCTGACCAAAAATTGTTTTTCACTGCCCTGCCAAACCTTAGAATGGTTTTACCCAGTAATGAAGCTTCCATCAATTCTGTTTCATTGGGTAGATTAGGTTCCCGgtccttttctcattcccctAAAGTGGCAGTATCATACAGGATTAATGGCCATAGTCCTCATGAGGTTAACAATAAGGATGTGAATCTAGAAATATCAAGTTTGCCTGCTAGTGATAAGGAATCATCTATAACTAAAGGGAAAGTGAAGCGAAAATTGAGAAGCAAAAAGAATAATGGTGAATCTGCTGATGGTAATGAGGAGGTTCCACAACAGAAGGCACGGACTACAAAAAAGAGACAATCTCCTGCTACTTCAGAG AGTAGTTCTACTGTCAATTCGTCTACAGAAGTGTCTGATGGTAATGTCTTGGCAAAGCAACAATCCACCCAGTCCAAGAAAAACAATCGCAGAAAGGGAAAGTCAAATAAGGATGCCAATGTTCTTGAAGGATCAGACAAGGCTATGGATTTTTCATCAACTAGTAACTTGCAACAAAACCAAAGTTTAAACATGGCCAGCAAAACCAAGCCTCAGGTTCAAAAAACATTGCCAAAATTATATCCACCCACCAATAAATCCGTTTTGGTGGTTGAGTCTGTCACTAAAGCAAAAATTATTCAAGGATATCTCGGGGACATGTTTGAAGTCCTGCCTAGTTATGGCCATATCAGGGACTTGGCTGCCAGGTCAGGATCTGTGCGACCCGATGATGACTTCAGTATGGTGTGGGAAGTTCCTCCAGCTGCATGGACCCACCTTATTGCTATCAAAGTTGCATTAAGTGG CTCCAAGAATATTGTTCTTGCTTCAGATCCTGACCGTGAGGGAGAAGCTATTGCTTGGCACATTATAGAGATGTTGCAACAACAGGATGCTTTACATGATGATATTACAGTGGCTAGGGTTGTTTTCAATGAAATAACTGAATCATCCATAAAAAATGCCCTCCAGGCTCCAAGAGAGATTGATGGGAATTTAGTAAATGCTTATCTTGCACGACGTGCCCTTGATTACTTGCTTGGATTCAACATCTCTCCATTGCTATGGAGGAAACTTCCTGGCTGCCAATCAGCTGGTCGGGTGCAGTCTGCTGCTCTTGCTCTAATATGTGATAGGGAAATGGAAATTGACAAATTTGTGCCACAAGAATACTGGACAGTTCATGTTGAGTTCAgtaaaaaggaaaattcaaGTTCAGCTAACAATGTCTATTTCTCATCACACTTGACACATTTTGATTCTCAAAAGCTAAATCAGCTTTCAATTAGTTCCAACACAGAGGCAAAGGGCATTGAACAGAAGATCAGTTCATCCATGTTTGAAGTTCTTAGTTCTAAGAGATCCAAAAGGCAGAAAAACCCGCCTCCTCCATATATAACATCAACCCTCCAGCAAGATGCTGCTAACAGACTGGGTTTCACATCAACTTATACAATGAGGCTAGCACAAAAGTTGTATGAAGGTGTCCAGTTGTCTGATGGGAAGGCAACAGGATTAATAACTTATATCAGAACTGATGGATTACATATTTCAGATGAAGCTGCAAAGGGCATTCAATCCTTTGTTAGGGAACGATATGGACAGAAATTTGCATCTATGAGTCCTCGTACATACTTTAGGAAGGTGAAGAATGCTCAAGAGGCTCATGAAGCTATTAGACCCACTGATATTCGTAGGCTTCCTTCGTTGCTTCTTGGGGTAATAGATGATGATTCCTTGAAGTTATACACACTCATATGGTCACGTGCATTGGCATGTCAAATGGAACCTGCTGTCATGGATCAGATACAACTCGATATTGGGAAATCAGATCAATCTATTATTTTCCGTTCTGCATCCTCAAAAGTTGAGTTTCAAGGTTATGAGGCTGTCTATGAGGACCAAGAAACTAATTCAATACAGAAGGACGAGAATGGGGAGGATTACCGTACTGAAATATTTGAGGTTCTTAGTAAGTTGAACTCAAAGGATCCAGTGTTTCTAGGTAAAACTGAGCTAAAGCAACATCATACTCAGCCTCCGCCGCGCTACTCTGAGGGGAGCTTGGTTAAGAAGATGGAGGAACTTGGTATTGGAAGACCTTCTACCTATGCATCCACAATCAAAGTGTTAATGGATAGAAATTACGTGACAGTAAAAAGCAGGGTACTATATCCTGAATTTCGCGGCCGTATGGTGTCAGCATTTCTTTCACATTATTTTTCTGAAGTGGCAGATTATAGTTTCACAGCCGATATGGAGACTGAACTTGATAATGTGTCTGCTGGATTGACTGAGTGGAAAGGCCTGTTAAAAGATTATTGGTcaagatttaataaatattgtGAACATGCCAAAAATGTTCACATCCATCAGGTGGAGAAGATGTTGGAGAAAACATATGGTGACTTTTTGTTTGCATCTCTTCCACAAGGATCTAGGACATGCCCTAGATGTCAGGAAGgaactttaatatttaaagtCAGCAGATTTGGTGCAGGCTATTTTATAGGATGTGATCAACACCCAAAGTGCAA GTACATTGCAAAGACATTGTATGGTGAGCAGGATGAAGACACTGCATCAGAAGACAATACGAATAATATGGATGAGCCAACTTTGCTGGGTGTCCATCCATCTTCAAATGAAAAG GTTCTCCTTAAGAATGGTCCATATGGATTCTATGTTCAGCTTGGAGAAGACAGGGCTGGTCACATCCCCAAGCGAGCATCACTATCTCAA GTAAAGGATGTGAGCTCAGTAACCTTGGATGATGCCCTGGAGTTGCTGCGCTACCCTGTGACTTTG ggaaaacATCCAGTTGATGGCcaagatgttctaataaaaattgCAAAGTATGGGTTTACTATCAGACATAGGCGCACAATTGCTCCGGTACCAAAG AACTTGAATCCCAAAGATGTAACTCTGGAAAAAGCTTTGAAGCTTTTGTTAAGTAAGAATGTGAGGAAGTGTGGACGACCCAAGACCAAAGGAAAGGTTGTGGAAGCTGATGAG GGAAAGGATGTGAGCTCAGTAACCGTGGAAGATTCCTCAGAGTTGTTGCAGTACCCTTTAACTTTG GGAAACCATCCAGCCGATGGGCTTGAGGTCATACTAAAACTTGAAAAGGATGGATTTACCGTAAGACATGGGAACACAACTGCTCCCACACCAAAG GACTTGAAGCCAAAAGACGTAACCCTGGAAATAGCTTTGAAGCTTTTATCAAGCAAGGAAACTAAGAATGCAAGATCCAGGCAACGCAAGCGCCAAATAAAGAAGGGTGAAGAACAACAGGAAAAGGTTGCAGCTGTTAGGTAA
- the LOC116032195 gene encoding uncharacterized protein LOC116032195 isoform X1 gives MALVQQLFTNATSSCLTIIMLQNKAFQNYSAAHLQCPAFGSIRKMETLHRQARICLVSRAIPRRAFAIKSDQKLFFTALPNLRMVLPSNEASINSVSLGRLGSRSFSHSPKVAVSYRINGHSPHEVNNKDVNLEISSLPASDKESSITKGKVKRKLRSKKNNGESADGNEEVPQQKARTTKKRQSPATSESSSTVNSSTEVSDGNVLAKQQSTQSKKNNRRKGKSNKDANVLEGSDKAMDFSSTSNLQQNQSLNMASKTKPQVQKTLPKLYPPTNKSVLVVESVTKAKIIQGYLGDMFEVLPSYGHIRDLAARSGSVRPDDDFSMVWEVPPAAWTHLIAIKVALSGSKNIVLASDPDREGEAIAWHIIEMLQQQDALHDDITVARVVFNEITESSIKNALQAPREIDGNLVNAYLARRALDYLLGFNISPLLWRKLPGCQSAGRVQSAALALICDREMEIDKFVPQEYWTVHVEFSKKENSSSANNVYFSSHLTHFDSQKLNQLSISSNTEAKGIEQKISSSMFEVLSSKRSKRQKNPPPPYITSTLQQDAANRLGFTSTYTMRLAQKLYEGVQLSDGKATGLITYIRTDGLHISDEAAKGIQSFVRERYGQKFASMSPRTYFRKVKNAQEAHEAIRPTDIRRLPSLLLGVIDDDSLKLYTLIWSRALACQMEPAVMDQIQLDIGKSDQSIIFRSASSKVEFQGYEAVYEDQETNSIQKDENGEDYRTEIFEVLSKLNSKDPVFLGKTELKQHHTQPPPRYSEGSLVKKMEELGIGRPSTYASTIKVLMDRNYVTVKSRVLYPEFRGRMVSAFLSHYFSEVADYSFTADMETELDNVSAGLTEWKGLLKDYWSRFNKYCEHAKNVHIHQVEKMLEKTYGDFLFASLPQGSRTCPRCQEGTLIFKVSRFGAGYFIGCDQHPKCKYIAKTLYGEQDEDTASEDNTNNMDEPTLLGVHPSSNEKVLLKNGPYGFYVQLGEDRAGHIPKRASLSQVKDVSSVTLDDALELLRYPVTLGKHPVDGQDVLIKIAKYGFTIRHRRTIAPVPKNLNPKDVTLEKALKLLLSKNVRKCGRPKTKGKVVEADEGKDVSSVTVEDSSELLQYPLTLGNHPADGLEVILKLEKDGFTVRHGNTTAPTPKDLKPKDVTLEIALKLLSSKETKNARSRQRKRQIKKGEEQQEKVAAVR, from the exons ATGGCGCTAGTCCAACAACTATTCACCAATGCAACTAGTAGCTGCCTCACCATTATTATG TTGCAGAACAAGGCATTTCAGAATTATTCCGCAGCTCATTTACAATGTCCAGCGTTTGGAAGCATCAGGAAAATGGAGACATTGCATCGGCAAGCAAGGATATGTTTGGTGTCCAGGGCAATCCCGCGAAGAGCTTTTGCCATTAAGTCTGACCAAAAATTGTTTTTCACTGCCCTGCCAAACCTTAGAATGGTTTTACCCAGTAATGAAGCTTCCATCAATTCTGTTTCATTGGGTAGATTAGGTTCCCGgtccttttctcattcccctAAAGTGGCAGTATCATACAGGATTAATGGCCATAGTCCTCATGAGGTTAACAATAAGGATGTGAATCTAGAAATATCAAGTTTGCCTGCTAGTGATAAGGAATCATCTATAACTAAAGGGAAAGTGAAGCGAAAATTGAGAAGCAAAAAGAATAATGGTGAATCTGCTGATGGTAATGAGGAGGTTCCACAACAGAAGGCACGGACTACAAAAAAGAGACAATCTCCTGCTACTTCAGAG AGTAGTTCTACTGTCAATTCGTCTACAGAAGTGTCTGATGGTAATGTCTTGGCAAAGCAACAATCCACCCAGTCCAAGAAAAACAATCGCAGAAAGGGAAAGTCAAATAAGGATGCCAATGTTCTTGAAGGATCAGACAAGGCTATGGATTTTTCATCAACTAGTAACTTGCAACAAAACCAAAGTTTAAACATGGCCAGCAAAACCAAGCCTCAGGTTCAAAAAACATTGCCAAAATTATATCCACCCACCAATAAATCCGTTTTGGTGGTTGAGTCTGTCACTAAAGCAAAAATTATTCAAGGATATCTCGGGGACATGTTTGAAGTCCTGCCTAGTTATGGCCATATCAGGGACTTGGCTGCCAGGTCAGGATCTGTGCGACCCGATGATGACTTCAGTATGGTGTGGGAAGTTCCTCCAGCTGCATGGACCCACCTTATTGCTATCAAAGTTGCATTAAGTGG CTCCAAGAATATTGTTCTTGCTTCAGATCCTGACCGTGAGGGAGAAGCTATTGCTTGGCACATTATAGAGATGTTGCAACAACAGGATGCTTTACATGATGATATTACAGTGGCTAGGGTTGTTTTCAATGAAATAACTGAATCATCCATAAAAAATGCCCTCCAGGCTCCAAGAGAGATTGATGGGAATTTAGTAAATGCTTATCTTGCACGACGTGCCCTTGATTACTTGCTTGGATTCAACATCTCTCCATTGCTATGGAGGAAACTTCCTGGCTGCCAATCAGCTGGTCGGGTGCAGTCTGCTGCTCTTGCTCTAATATGTGATAGGGAAATGGAAATTGACAAATTTGTGCCACAAGAATACTGGACAGTTCATGTTGAGTTCAgtaaaaaggaaaattcaaGTTCAGCTAACAATGTCTATTTCTCATCACACTTGACACATTTTGATTCTCAAAAGCTAAATCAGCTTTCAATTAGTTCCAACACAGAGGCAAAGGGCATTGAACAGAAGATCAGTTCATCCATGTTTGAAGTTCTTAGTTCTAAGAGATCCAAAAGGCAGAAAAACCCGCCTCCTCCATATATAACATCAACCCTCCAGCAAGATGCTGCTAACAGACTGGGTTTCACATCAACTTATACAATGAGGCTAGCACAAAAGTTGTATGAAGGTGTCCAGTTGTCTGATGGGAAGGCAACAGGATTAATAACTTATATCAGAACTGATGGATTACATATTTCAGATGAAGCTGCAAAGGGCATTCAATCCTTTGTTAGGGAACGATATGGACAGAAATTTGCATCTATGAGTCCTCGTACATACTTTAGGAAGGTGAAGAATGCTCAAGAGGCTCATGAAGCTATTAGACCCACTGATATTCGTAGGCTTCCTTCGTTGCTTCTTGGGGTAATAGATGATGATTCCTTGAAGTTATACACACTCATATGGTCACGTGCATTGGCATGTCAAATGGAACCTGCTGTCATGGATCAGATACAACTCGATATTGGGAAATCAGATCAATCTATTATTTTCCGTTCTGCATCCTCAAAAGTTGAGTTTCAAGGTTATGAGGCTGTCTATGAGGACCAAGAAACTAATTCAATACAGAAGGACGAGAATGGGGAGGATTACCGTACTGAAATATTTGAGGTTCTTAGTAAGTTGAACTCAAAGGATCCAGTGTTTCTAGGTAAAACTGAGCTAAAGCAACATCATACTCAGCCTCCGCCGCGCTACTCTGAGGGGAGCTTGGTTAAGAAGATGGAGGAACTTGGTATTGGAAGACCTTCTACCTATGCATCCACAATCAAAGTGTTAATGGATAGAAATTACGTGACAGTAAAAAGCAGGGTACTATATCCTGAATTTCGCGGCCGTATGGTGTCAGCATTTCTTTCACATTATTTTTCTGAAGTGGCAGATTATAGTTTCACAGCCGATATGGAGACTGAACTTGATAATGTGTCTGCTGGATTGACTGAGTGGAAAGGCCTGTTAAAAGATTATTGGTcaagatttaataaatattgtGAACATGCCAAAAATGTTCACATCCATCAGGTGGAGAAGATGTTGGAGAAAACATATGGTGACTTTTTGTTTGCATCTCTTCCACAAGGATCTAGGACATGCCCTAGATGTCAGGAAGgaactttaatatttaaagtCAGCAGATTTGGTGCAGGCTATTTTATAGGATGTGATCAACACCCAAAGTGCAA GTACATTGCAAAGACATTGTATGGTGAGCAGGATGAAGACACTGCATCAGAAGACAATACGAATAATATGGATGAGCCAACTTTGCTGGGTGTCCATCCATCTTCAAATGAAAAG GTTCTCCTTAAGAATGGTCCATATGGATTCTATGTTCAGCTTGGAGAAGACAGGGCTGGTCACATCCCCAAGCGAGCATCACTATCTCAA GTAAAGGATGTGAGCTCAGTAACCTTGGATGATGCCCTGGAGTTGCTGCGCTACCCTGTGACTTTG ggaaaacATCCAGTTGATGGCcaagatgttctaataaaaattgCAAAGTATGGGTTTACTATCAGACATAGGCGCACAATTGCTCCGGTACCAAAG AACTTGAATCCCAAAGATGTAACTCTGGAAAAAGCTTTGAAGCTTTTGTTAAGTAAGAATGTGAGGAAGTGTGGACGACCCAAGACCAAAGGAAAGGTTGTGGAAGCTGATGAG GGAAAGGATGTGAGCTCAGTAACCGTGGAAGATTCCTCAGAGTTGTTGCAGTACCCTTTAACTTTG GGAAACCATCCAGCCGATGGGCTTGAGGTCATACTAAAACTTGAAAAGGATGGATTTACCGTAAGACATGGGAACACAACTGCTCCCACACCAAAG GACTTGAAGCCAAAAGACGTAACCCTGGAAATAGCTTTGAAGCTTTTATCAAGCAAGGAAACTAAGAATGCAAGATCCAGGCAACGCAAGCGCCAAATAAAGAAGGGTGAAGAACAACAGGAAAAGGTTGCAGCTGTTAGGTAA
- the LOC116032195 gene encoding uncharacterized protein LOC116032195 isoform X3: MVNLLMVMRRFHNRRHGLQKRDNLLLLQSSTVNSSTEVSDGNVLAKQQSTQSKKNNRRKGKSNKDANVLEGSDKAMDFSSTSNLQQNQSLNMASKTKPQVQKTLPKLYPPTNKSVLVVESVTKAKIIQGYLGDMFEVLPSYGHIRDLAARSGSVRPDDDFSMVWEVPPAAWTHLIAIKVALSGSKNIVLASDPDREGEAIAWHIIEMLQQQDALHDDITVARVVFNEITESSIKNALQAPREIDGNLVNAYLARRALDYLLGFNISPLLWRKLPGCQSAGRVQSAALALICDREMEIDKFVPQEYWTVHVEFSKKENSSSANNVYFSSHLTHFDSQKLNQLSISSNTEAKGIEQKISSSMFEVLSSKRSKRQKNPPPPYITSTLQQDAANRLGFTSTYTMRLAQKLYEGVQLSDGKATGLITYIRTDGLHISDEAAKGIQSFVRERYGQKFASMSPRTYFRKVKNAQEAHEAIRPTDIRRLPSLLLGVIDDDSLKLYTLIWSRALACQMEPAVMDQIQLDIGKSDQSIIFRSASSKVEFQGYEAVYEDQETNSIQKDENGEDYRTEIFEVLSKLNSKDPVFLGKTELKQHHTQPPPRYSEGSLVKKMEELGIGRPSTYASTIKVLMDRNYVTVKSRVLYPEFRGRMVSAFLSHYFSEVADYSFTADMETELDNVSAGLTEWKGLLKDYWSRFNKYCEHAKNVHIHQVEKMLEKTYGDFLFASLPQGSRTCPRCQEGTLIFKVSRFGAGYFIGCDQHPKCKYIAKTLYGEQDEDTASEDNTNNMDEPTLLGVHPSSNEKVLLKNGPYGFYVQLGEDRAGHIPKRASLSQVKDVSSVTLDDALELLRYPVTLGKHPVDGQDVLIKIAKYGFTIRHRRTIAPVPKNLNPKDVTLEKALKLLLSKNVRKCGRPKTKGKVVEADEGKDVSSVTVEDSSELLQYPLTLGNHPADGLEVILKLEKDGFTVRHGNTTAPTPKDLKPKDVTLEIALKLLSSKETKNARSRQRKRQIKKGEEQQEKVAAVR, translated from the exons ATGGTGAATCTGCTGATGGTAATGAGGAGGTTCCACAACAGAAGGCACGGACTACAAAAAAGAGACAATCTCCTGCTACTTCAGAG TTCTACTGTCAATTCGTCTACAGAAGTGTCTGATGGTAATGTCTTGGCAAAGCAACAATCCACCCAGTCCAAGAAAAACAATCGCAGAAAGGGAAAGTCAAATAAGGATGCCAATGTTCTTGAAGGATCAGACAAGGCTATGGATTTTTCATCAACTAGTAACTTGCAACAAAACCAAAGTTTAAACATGGCCAGCAAAACCAAGCCTCAGGTTCAAAAAACATTGCCAAAATTATATCCACCCACCAATAAATCCGTTTTGGTGGTTGAGTCTGTCACTAAAGCAAAAATTATTCAAGGATATCTCGGGGACATGTTTGAAGTCCTGCCTAGTTATGGCCATATCAGGGACTTGGCTGCCAGGTCAGGATCTGTGCGACCCGATGATGACTTCAGTATGGTGTGGGAAGTTCCTCCAGCTGCATGGACCCACCTTATTGCTATCAAAGTTGCATTAAGTGG CTCCAAGAATATTGTTCTTGCTTCAGATCCTGACCGTGAGGGAGAAGCTATTGCTTGGCACATTATAGAGATGTTGCAACAACAGGATGCTTTACATGATGATATTACAGTGGCTAGGGTTGTTTTCAATGAAATAACTGAATCATCCATAAAAAATGCCCTCCAGGCTCCAAGAGAGATTGATGGGAATTTAGTAAATGCTTATCTTGCACGACGTGCCCTTGATTACTTGCTTGGATTCAACATCTCTCCATTGCTATGGAGGAAACTTCCTGGCTGCCAATCAGCTGGTCGGGTGCAGTCTGCTGCTCTTGCTCTAATATGTGATAGGGAAATGGAAATTGACAAATTTGTGCCACAAGAATACTGGACAGTTCATGTTGAGTTCAgtaaaaaggaaaattcaaGTTCAGCTAACAATGTCTATTTCTCATCACACTTGACACATTTTGATTCTCAAAAGCTAAATCAGCTTTCAATTAGTTCCAACACAGAGGCAAAGGGCATTGAACAGAAGATCAGTTCATCCATGTTTGAAGTTCTTAGTTCTAAGAGATCCAAAAGGCAGAAAAACCCGCCTCCTCCATATATAACATCAACCCTCCAGCAAGATGCTGCTAACAGACTGGGTTTCACATCAACTTATACAATGAGGCTAGCACAAAAGTTGTATGAAGGTGTCCAGTTGTCTGATGGGAAGGCAACAGGATTAATAACTTATATCAGAACTGATGGATTACATATTTCAGATGAAGCTGCAAAGGGCATTCAATCCTTTGTTAGGGAACGATATGGACAGAAATTTGCATCTATGAGTCCTCGTACATACTTTAGGAAGGTGAAGAATGCTCAAGAGGCTCATGAAGCTATTAGACCCACTGATATTCGTAGGCTTCCTTCGTTGCTTCTTGGGGTAATAGATGATGATTCCTTGAAGTTATACACACTCATATGGTCACGTGCATTGGCATGTCAAATGGAACCTGCTGTCATGGATCAGATACAACTCGATATTGGGAAATCAGATCAATCTATTATTTTCCGTTCTGCATCCTCAAAAGTTGAGTTTCAAGGTTATGAGGCTGTCTATGAGGACCAAGAAACTAATTCAATACAGAAGGACGAGAATGGGGAGGATTACCGTACTGAAATATTTGAGGTTCTTAGTAAGTTGAACTCAAAGGATCCAGTGTTTCTAGGTAAAACTGAGCTAAAGCAACATCATACTCAGCCTCCGCCGCGCTACTCTGAGGGGAGCTTGGTTAAGAAGATGGAGGAACTTGGTATTGGAAGACCTTCTACCTATGCATCCACAATCAAAGTGTTAATGGATAGAAATTACGTGACAGTAAAAAGCAGGGTACTATATCCTGAATTTCGCGGCCGTATGGTGTCAGCATTTCTTTCACATTATTTTTCTGAAGTGGCAGATTATAGTTTCACAGCCGATATGGAGACTGAACTTGATAATGTGTCTGCTGGATTGACTGAGTGGAAAGGCCTGTTAAAAGATTATTGGTcaagatttaataaatattgtGAACATGCCAAAAATGTTCACATCCATCAGGTGGAGAAGATGTTGGAGAAAACATATGGTGACTTTTTGTTTGCATCTCTTCCACAAGGATCTAGGACATGCCCTAGATGTCAGGAAGgaactttaatatttaaagtCAGCAGATTTGGTGCAGGCTATTTTATAGGATGTGATCAACACCCAAAGTGCAA GTACATTGCAAAGACATTGTATGGTGAGCAGGATGAAGACACTGCATCAGAAGACAATACGAATAATATGGATGAGCCAACTTTGCTGGGTGTCCATCCATCTTCAAATGAAAAG GTTCTCCTTAAGAATGGTCCATATGGATTCTATGTTCAGCTTGGAGAAGACAGGGCTGGTCACATCCCCAAGCGAGCATCACTATCTCAA GTAAAGGATGTGAGCTCAGTAACCTTGGATGATGCCCTGGAGTTGCTGCGCTACCCTGTGACTTTG ggaaaacATCCAGTTGATGGCcaagatgttctaataaaaattgCAAAGTATGGGTTTACTATCAGACATAGGCGCACAATTGCTCCGGTACCAAAG AACTTGAATCCCAAAGATGTAACTCTGGAAAAAGCTTTGAAGCTTTTGTTAAGTAAGAATGTGAGGAAGTGTGGACGACCCAAGACCAAAGGAAAGGTTGTGGAAGCTGATGAG GGAAAGGATGTGAGCTCAGTAACCGTGGAAGATTCCTCAGAGTTGTTGCAGTACCCTTTAACTTTG GGAAACCATCCAGCCGATGGGCTTGAGGTCATACTAAAACTTGAAAAGGATGGATTTACCGTAAGACATGGGAACACAACTGCTCCCACACCAAAG GACTTGAAGCCAAAAGACGTAACCCTGGAAATAGCTTTGAAGCTTTTATCAAGCAAGGAAACTAAGAATGCAAGATCCAGGCAACGCAAGCGCCAAATAAAGAAGGGTGAAGAACAACAGGAAAAGGTTGCAGCTGTTAGGTAA